The following coding sequences lie in one Arthrobacter sp. SLBN-122 genomic window:
- the ligD gene encoding non-homologous end-joining DNA ligase: MASEQTTITVQGPNGPREMRISSPSRVLWPELGLTKLDLVNYICDVGEAFIAANGDRPLALQRFSGTIDGEQFFSKNPPKGTPDFIRSVKVVYPSARSHPQLVFDEPAAAVWAAQMNTVVFHPWPSRAENTDNPDQLRIDLDPQPGTDFDDAVPAALVLKDVLAEAGLTCFIKTSGNRGLHVYAPIEATREFLDVRHAVIAAAREVERRTPDKVTTAWWKEERGRRVFLDFNQANRDRTIAGAYSPRALPHAPVSCPITWEELENADPKNFTILTVPERLKTVGDPWADFSARPGTIDTLLEWWDRDCKAGLGEMPFPPDYPKMPGEPPRVQPSRARKQD, from the coding sequence GTCCCAGCCGGGTTCTCTGGCCGGAACTGGGCCTTACCAAGCTGGACCTGGTCAACTACATCTGCGACGTGGGGGAGGCGTTCATCGCCGCCAACGGGGACCGGCCCCTGGCGCTGCAGCGGTTCTCCGGCACCATCGACGGCGAGCAATTCTTCTCCAAGAACCCGCCCAAGGGCACGCCGGATTTCATCCGCTCCGTCAAAGTGGTGTACCCCAGCGCACGGTCACACCCGCAACTTGTCTTCGACGAGCCGGCGGCAGCCGTTTGGGCCGCGCAGATGAACACGGTGGTGTTCCACCCCTGGCCGTCCCGGGCGGAAAACACTGACAACCCGGACCAGTTGCGCATCGACCTTGACCCGCAGCCGGGAACCGACTTCGATGACGCCGTCCCCGCCGCGCTGGTGCTCAAGGACGTCCTGGCCGAGGCAGGCCTGACCTGCTTCATCAAGACCTCCGGAAACCGCGGACTCCATGTCTACGCACCCATCGAAGCAACCCGCGAGTTCCTCGACGTACGGCATGCCGTCATCGCCGCTGCAAGGGAAGTGGAGCGTCGCACCCCGGACAAGGTGACCACAGCCTGGTGGAAGGAAGAACGCGGCCGGCGGGTGTTCCTGGACTTCAACCAGGCCAACCGGGACCGCACCATCGCCGGCGCCTACAGCCCCCGCGCCCTGCCACACGCTCCCGTCTCCTGCCCCATCACCTGGGAGGAGCTGGAGAACGCTGATCCGAAGAACTTCACCATCCTTACGGTGCCCGAACGCTTGAAGACGGTGGGGGATCCCTGGGCGGATTTCAGTGCCCGCCCGGGCACCATCGACACCCTGCTGGAGTGGTGGGACCGCGACTGCAAAGCCGGCCTGGGGGAAATGCCCTTCCCGCCGGACTACCCCAAGATGCCAGGCGAGCCGCCCCGGGTCCAGCCCAGCCGCGCCCGCAAGCAGGACTGA
- a CDS encoding L-threonylcarbamoyladenylate synthase: MARFFDVHPQDPQPRAISQAVNIIRDGGLIAYPTDSCYALGAQMGNRDALDRIRSIRHLDDKHHFTLVCRDFAQLGQFVSIGNDVFRSIKSVTPGSYTFILPATREVPKRLLHPKKKTVGVRIPDNRVVQALLAELGEPLLSSTLLLPDEEEPLTVGWEIKERLDHQVDAVIDAGDCGAEPTTVVDFSSGVAEVVRRGMGDPSRFE; this comes from the coding sequence ATGGCCAGATTCTTTGACGTTCATCCCCAGGACCCCCAGCCGCGTGCCATCTCGCAGGCGGTGAACATCATCCGGGATGGTGGGCTGATCGCCTACCCCACGGATTCCTGCTATGCGCTGGGGGCGCAGATGGGCAACCGGGACGCCCTGGACAGGATCAGGAGCATCCGGCACCTGGACGACAAGCACCACTTCACCCTTGTCTGCCGGGATTTCGCGCAGCTGGGGCAGTTCGTGAGCATCGGCAATGATGTCTTCCGCAGCATCAAGTCCGTGACTCCAGGCAGCTACACCTTCATCCTGCCTGCCACCAGGGAGGTTCCCAAACGCCTGCTCCACCCAAAGAAGAAGACTGTCGGGGTGCGGATTCCTGACAATCGCGTTGTCCAGGCGCTGCTGGCCGAACTGGGCGAGCCGCTGCTGTCGAGCACGCTGCTGCTGCCGGATGAGGAAGAGCCGCTGACCGTTGGCTGGGAGATCAAGGAGCGGCTGGACCACCAGGTGGACGCCGTGATCGACGCCGGGGACTGCGGCGCCGAGCCCACCACCGTGGTCGATTTCTCCAGCGGGGTGGCCGAGGTTGTCAGGCGTGGCATGGGCGATCCGTCCCGCTTCGAGTAG
- a CDS encoding VOC family protein produces MPTILNPYISFRDNAREAMNFYQSVFGGELTLSTFGDFQASEDPAEAEKIMHGMLTTTQGLVIMGADTPNSMEYHPGSAISISVSGDDEVELRGYYQKLSGDGGAVTVPMEQSPWGDVFGMCTDRYGIAWLVNVNAAQPAPAP; encoded by the coding sequence ATGCCAACAATCCTCAACCCCTACATCAGTTTCAGGGACAATGCCCGTGAGGCGATGAACTTCTACCAGTCAGTGTTCGGCGGCGAGCTGACACTCAGCACGTTTGGCGACTTCCAGGCCAGCGAGGATCCGGCGGAGGCGGAAAAGATCATGCACGGCATGCTGACCACCACCCAGGGCCTGGTGATCATGGGCGCTGACACCCCCAACAGCATGGAGTACCACCCGGGTTCCGCGATTTCCATCTCCGTCAGCGGCGACGACGAGGTGGAACTGCGCGGCTACTACCAGAAGCTCAGCGGTGACGGGGGAGCGGTGACTGTTCCCATGGAACAGTCACCGTGGGGTGACGTCTTTGGCATGTGCACGGACCGGTACGGAATCGCATGGCTGGTCAACGTCAACGCAGCCCAGCCCGCGCCGGCACCGTAA